A section of the Pochonia chlamydosporia 170 chromosome 2, whole genome shotgun sequence genome encodes:
- a CDS encoding FAD monooxygenase (similar to Coccidioides immitis RS XP_001246489.1) — protein sequence MTVPGTQGGSAQFYDIVIVGAGPVGLMLSTCLARWGYRVKHVDNRSEPTRTGRADGIQPRSLDLLRNMGLKSELMAHRPARVYEVAFWNPDRSGNEIVRTGTWASCPSFIDARYPFTTLLHQGYIEKVFINDLEKNGVLIQRPWTITSFRSDDQDNPEYPVRVELKHVGDGTVKETIKTKYLFGGEGSRSFVRQQLNIEVKHIDPIEHVWGVMDGVVKTDFPDIKMKCTIHSKYGSIMVIPREDNMVRLYIQIASSNEPDWSPRKTASQDEAQESARKILHPYAIEWERVEWYSVYPIGQGISESWSRNEYGFLDALNLAWKIHAVEGGFAHRDLLKTYESERKGVAESLLDFDNRYAKLFSQRPPAAKEVEAASEQCPSNCDMVKEDEFVKVFKESCEFTSGYGVAYGPNEVNWSSSHPATSSLMQPEGTRLRTGHIFINSNVTRVVDANVVHLEQEIPLNGSFRIFIFAGSPRLTRTALQDLANGLGAKDSFYGAYVRKDVNSVSHHEQHNPHSLFFTICTIFATKRATIEISRDVPSLLARYRDHIYADDRWDRRVPDARASAHAKMGIDEERGALVVVRPDGYVGVVVKLVEGSGTVQALNEYFSAFCSTRLAGVTPRV from the exons ATGACCGTACCAGGTACGCAAGGGGGATCAGCGCAGTTCTACGACATTG TTATTGTCGGGGCTGGCCCTGTGGGGTTGATGCTCTCTACCTGCTTGGCTAGATGGGGCTATCGAGTCAAGCATGTTGACAATCGATCAGAACCAACCAGGACTGGACGTGCTGATGGCATTCAACCGCGGTCGCTAGACCTTCTTCGCAACATGGGGCTCAAGTCCGAACTCATGGCCCACAGGCCAGCTCGAGTTTACGAAGTTGCCTTCTGGAATCCTGACAGATCTGGAAACGAAATTGTTCGAACCGGGACATGGGCGAGCTGTCCGAGCTTCATTGATGCACGCTACCCCTTTACCACACTATTACACCAAGGATACATTGAGAAAGTCTTCATCAACGACCTTGAAAAGAATGGTGTGCTGATACAGCGCCCATGGACAATTACGAGCTTCAGATCCGATGATCAAGATAATCCAGAATATCCCGTCCGTGTCGAACTGAAACATGTCGGTGATGGGACGGTAAAGGAAACAATTAAAACTAAATATCTGTTTGGTGGCGAGGGTTCACGGTCATTCGTTCGTCAACAGCTAAACATTGAAGTAAAACATATCGATCCCATCGAGCATGTGTGGGGAGTTATGGATGGGGTTGTGAAGACTGACTTCCCTGACATCAAG ATGAAATGCACTATTCATAGCAAATACGGTTCTATTATGGTCATACCTCGAGAAGATAACATGGTTCGACTGTATATTCAAATCGCGTCGTCGAACGAACCGGATTGGAGCCCGAGAAAGACTGCATCGCAAGACGAGGCACAAGAGTCAGCAAGGAAAATCCTACACCCTTATGCGATAGAGTGGGAGCGTGTTGAGTGGTATTCTGTTTACCCCATTGGACAAGGAATTTCAGAGAG CTGGTCAAGGAATGAATACGGCTTCCTGGATGCCCTCAATCTGGCCTGGAAGATACACGCTGTTGAGGGGGGATTTGCACACCGCGACCTCCTCAAGACATACGAGTCGGAGCGCAAAGGAGTCGCGGAAAGTCTGCTAGACTTTGATAACAGATACGCGAAGCTGTTTTCCCAGCGGCCTCCAGCTGCGAAGGAAGTGGAAGCAGCTTCCGAGCAATGCCCGTCAAACTGCGACATGGTAAAAGAAGATGAATTTGTCAAGGTGTTCAAGGAGTCTTGCGAATTCACTAGCGGATATGGCGTAGCCTACGGGCCAAATGAGGTAAATTGGTCATCGAGTCATCCGGCAACATCTTCCCTCATGCAACCTGAAGGTACTAGACTCCGAACAGGTCATATATTTATCAATTCCAACGTTACGAGGGTTGTGGATGCCAATGTGGTACATTTGGAGCAGGAGATACCGCTTAACGGTTCCTTCCGCATTTTTATCTTTGCTGGTAGTCCTCGACTGACTCGGACCGCGTTGCAAGACCTTGCCAATGGTCTTGGTGCAAAGGACTCTTTCTATGGAGCCTACGTGAGGAAGGATGTCAACTCGGTATCACATCACGAGCAGCATAATCCGCACAGCTTATTCTTTACGATATGTACGATATTTGCTACCAAACGGGCGACCATCGAAATTTCCCGAGATGTGCCATCACTGTTGGCACGATATAGAGATCACATCTACGCTGATGATCGCTGGGACAGACGAGTACCTGATGCGAGAGCCTCAGCTCACGCCAAGATGGGAATCGATGAAGAAAGAGGTGCATTAGTTGTGGTTCGTCCTGACGGCTACGTTGGTGTCGTGGTCAAGCTTGTGGAGGGATCAGGGACAGTACAGGCCCTAAATGAGTATTTCTCAGCATTCTGCAGTACAAGGCTGGCGGGTGTTACTCCTCGGGTGTAA
- a CDS encoding sentrin/SUMO-specific protease (similar to Metarhizium acridum CQMa 102 XP_007814404.1) → MCGIFKSSISGRRRRSILPFISRFFRKSSHTSSVPPANTEPAATSEDKPDDASPDANADGASEGISHGLAAAGDIVDSYHSLPSDLNKLSITCIPEIENPSANKTPAKKIFHPERPRNHNRPWLPRFPNLKRHYPIRYQPGRSIPAGSNFTAVSFGEPGSFSYDFDDSFEPRLHRLSSQINPLRLSYNRTQETLSQPDIPFIVPYTSEDLFRPPPDFLSLRLGPKPAPRACRPPANPDTIFVEINGIRTNKRRAEDHEVDLVAAVQVSTHVPVSSIAITRKGFTPTSDFEVPEQVQAPMLPSKRVSRRIAGMMSNLLCTVSSLTGKFRRLFHNDAYEISEARTYVKIPKNPGVHVANKRVKITSEQSNLQWLDDKGLRLLLGRYSHFCHLFNTASSIIHSHPSRAEMNKLLQPLLPFLVSDSRALNTIRVGHHDTDLCQLWISVCKVMIAHLDGVYEVGKFIRMKSKYARVPAIWPDAHPPAKLETVSRIKTFLTAPSLFLVLESILKFSNRVDNVNPNLPLPTDVIDRVVVDMTAYQQNIVLPSFVQSEQFYLRLLEQFPKRGRLSSITDLAYPVPPGTYPGFRHGCHLLDYNDEDSMVSAYSTPEDTNSFVSSEQLTDAQIGAVQAILRNRKTPKRLIARTPKRVRFVQGDIKIQQKTQPGADSDRQSADSKHTDEPAFSDDGANSSVSVLQGWADDLERAYKKAFEDFGYEWPPPRPSTRDERSLGDGTSSLDQQECTGLLRYEYCPLGTQNSESKASVGNQIEPSQAIQKLMSKPMPNPLGLSDEALVFLKTSPKKDKERMFGDIKYWLEQHKTRLEAAKLEILYPLRAPARPLVSPLSSSWLEKARATLASSSLAKLAITGQGVTLRRHDFERLVPPTAWLNDEVVNASFHWLQRYINAAAGVDVSKGMLRCLAFSSFFFKHLQQHGVANTDRSARRAGLWKKYFFSLDTILFPICEHSHWTLLIIRPIRKAIAHMDSLNPEGSQEYIRLGLAWINQYTQEIEPFVADEWEIERFEAPAQTNGYDCGVHTITNGMCIALGLEPNESYTAKDMPQQRLRLAAMLLNGGFGGDFDLGGY, encoded by the exons ATGTGTGGGATATTTAAATCCAGCATCTctggccgccgccgccgctcGATCTTGCCATTCATCTCGCGGTTCTTCCGCAAGTCCTCCCATACTTCCTCCGTCCCTCCTGCCAATACCGAGCCAGCCGCCACCTCGGAAGATAAGCCGGACGATGCAtcaccagacgccaatgcAGATGGTGCTTCGGAAGGCATCTCACATGGCCTGGCAGCTGCTGGAGACATCGTTGACTCATATCACTCACTGCCTTCCGACCTTAACAAACTTTCTATTACGTGTATCCCTGAAATTGAAAATCCATCAGCTAATAAGACACCGGCGAAAAAGATATTTCATCCTGAACGTCCGCGAAATCACAATCGACCGTGGCTGCCTCGATTCCCCAACCTGAAGCGCCATTACCCCATCCGTTATCAGCCGGGAAGAAGCATTCCTGCAGGGTCCAATTTCACGGCGGTTTCTTTCGGGGAGCCAGGATCATTTTCTTACGATTTTGACGACAGTTTCGAACCGCGCTTGCACCGTCTTTCAAGCCAAATCAACCCCCTACGTCTTTCATATAACCGCACACAGGAAACCTTGTCTCAACCAGATATTCCGTTTATTGTCCCCTATACGTCGGAAGATCTGTTCCGGCCACCACCTGACTTTCTATCACTGCGTCTGGGCCCGAAACCTGCTCCTCGAGCTTGCCGCCCACCCGCAAACCCGGACACAATATTTGTTGAAATCAATGGAATTCGCACAAACAAACGTCGCGCTGAAGACCACGAGGTTGATCTGGTTGCCGCCGTTCAAGTCTCCACGCACGTCCCGGTCTCATCCATCGCAATCACTCGCAAAGGATTTACTCCGACCTCTGATTTCGAAGTTCCAGAACAGGTCCAGGCGCCCATGCTCCCATCAAAACGCGTCTCAAGACGAATCGCCGGGATGATGTCCAATCTTTTATGCACTGTCTCAAGCCTGACGGGTAAATTCCGTCGACTTT TTCACAATGACGCCTACGAGATCTCTGAGGCTCGTACCTACGTCAAAATACCAAAAAATCCCGGAGTTCATGTCGCCAATAAGCGCGTCAAAATCACCTCTGAACAGTCTAACTTGCAGTGGTTGGATGACAAAGGGCTTCGATTACTCCTCGGTCGTTATTCCCACTTTTGTCATCTCTTCAACACGGCCAGCTCCATCATCCATAGCCACCCGTCTCGGGCGGAGATGaacaagcttctccaaccaCTCCTACCCTTCCTGGTCTCTGATTCGCGTGCTCTCAATACCATTCGCGTTGGCCACCATGACACGGATCTCTGCCAACTCTGGATTTCTGTTTGCAAAGTGATGATTGCACATTTGGATGGTGTCTATGAAGTAGGCAAATTCATCAGAATGAAGAGCAAGTATGCCAGGGTGCCAGCCATCTGGCCAGATGCTCACCCGCCCGCCAAGTTGGAGACAGTTTCACGAATCAAAACCTTCTTGACTGCTCCGAgcctttttcttgttttggaGTCCATCCTCAAATTTTCCAACCGAGTGGACAATGTTAACCCCAATTTACCCCTTCCTACGGACGTCATTGACCGTGTTGTCGTGGACATGACAGCATATCAGCAAAATATCGTCCTGCCAAGCTTTGTGCAATCCGAGCAGTTTTACCTGCGCCTTCTGGAGCAGTTTCCAAAACGTGGGCGATTATCCTCCATCACGGACTTAGCTTATCCTGTTCCCCCAGGAACCTATCCGGGGTTTCGCCATGGATGTCACCTTTTAGACTACAATGATGAGGACAGCATGGTTTCCGCATACTCTACTCCTGAAGACACCAATAGCTTTGTATCCAGTGAGCAACTCACAGACGCCCAGATTGGAGCTGTACAAGCCATTCTGAGGAACCGCAAAACACCAAAGCGGCTTATAGCTCGCACTCCTAAGAGGGTGCGTTTCGTTCAGGGCGACATCAAAATCCAACAGAAGACGCAACCGGGAGCAGATTCTGACAGACAATCTGCCGACTCAAAGCACACTGACGAACCAGCTTTCAGTGACGATGGGGCCAATAGTTCAGTATCAGTCCTCCAAGGATGGGCGGATGACTTGGAGCGAGCTTACAAGAAAGCCTTCGAAGATTTTGGGTACGAGTGGCCGCCTCCTCGGCCCTCCACCCGCGATGAGAGGAGTCTAGGTGACGGGACCTCAAGCCTTGACCAACAGGAATGCACTGGCCTGCTGCGGTACGAATATTGTCCTCTCGGGACGCAAAACTCAGAGTCCAAGGCGTCTGTGGGTAATCAGATCGAACCCTCGCAGGCGATTCAGAAGCTTATGTCCAAGCCAATGCCAAATCCACTAGGTCTCAGTGATGAAGCTTTGGTCTTCTTGAAAACCAGCCCtaagaaggacaaggagcgAATGTTCGGAGACATAAAATACTGGTTGGAACAGCATAAAACGCGCCTGGAGGCAGCAAAACTCGAAATATTATACCCCCTACGAGCTCCAGCACGGCCACTCGTATCACCGCTCAGTTCCAGCTGGCTCGAGAAGGCGCGAGCAACTCTTGCCTCGAGTTCATTGGCTAAGCTTGCAATCACTGGCCAAGGAGTTACCCTCAGGCGACATGATTTCGAAAGACTCGTACCACCCACTGCTTGGCTCAACGATGAGGTTGTCAACGCCTCTTTTCATTGGCTACAGCGATACATCAACGCAGCCGCTGGCGTTGATGTCAGCAAAGGCATGCTCAGGTGTCTTgccttctcctctttcttcttcaagcacCTACAGCAGCACGGAGTTGCCAATACGGATCGAAGTGCACGCCGCGCTGGATTGTGGAAGAAGTATTTCTTCAGCCTGGATACGATTCTCTTCCCCATCTGTGAACATTCACACTGGaccctcctcatcattcGGCCAATCAGGAAAGCTATTGCACACATGGACTCACTCAATCCCGAGGGCTCGCAGGAATACATTCGCCTCGGGTTGGCCTGGATCAATCAGTACACCCAAGAGATTGAGCCTTTTGTGGCAGATGAATGGGAAATAGAACGGTTCGAAGCTCCAGCTCAAACCAACGGTTATGACTGTGGTGTGCACACCATCACAAACGGCATGTGCATAGCTTTGGGCCTAGAACCTAATGAGAGCTACACTGCGAAAGatatgcctcagcaacgTCTCAGGTTGGCAGCAATGCTTCTGAATGGGGGCTTTGGAGGGGACTTTGACCTTGGTGGCTATTGA
- a CDS encoding regulator of G-protein signaling (similar to Metarhizium acridum CQMa 102 XP_007814405.1): protein MATRPPTLTEILLDVSPPPWTLSAFMAYLSQNHCMETLEFTLDSQRYAAFYDQLTTENPPSQESNARVCGWWDKLMEVYIVPCAPREVNIPARVRDCLLSLPSRPTPPHPAELEEAGRIVYELMNDSLLVPFLQSVAPIYPTVQNDDDSQYNHRRRSQNNSHRSDQPRRSVTSPHSADLDSLTDDSDSNAASGAEPMTPPTTPPTSEYTFNSSPGGFQRAMAAHNKGWKKVGEKLGFSRKASSRRSTPTSSSASDYDAALGEPSQSHS, encoded by the coding sequence ATGGCAACTCGCCCTCCAACTCTGACCGAGATTTTACTCGATGTCTCTCCACCCCCCTGGACGCTGAGCGCTTTCATGGCCTACCTTTCACAGAATCATTGCATGGAAACACTGGAGTTCACCCTAGATTCTCAACGATACGCTGCCTTCTACGACCAGCTCACAACTGAAAACCCTCCGTCGCAGGAGAGTAACGCACGCGTCTGTGGTTGGTGGGACAAACTCATGGAGGTTTACATTGTTCCATGTGCACCAAGGGAGGTGAATATTCCTGCTCGAGTGAGGGACTGTCTCTTAAGCCTGCCCAGTCGGCCTACACCCCCACATCCGGCCGAGCTCGAGGAAGCTGGTCGAATAGTTTATGAGCTTATGAATGATTCGCTTCTTGTTCCGTTTTTGCAGTCTGTCGCGCCCATCTATCCCACAGTTCAAAATGATGATGACAGTCAATACAACCATCGACGCCGGTCTCAGAATAATAGCCATCGTTCGGACCAACCTCGACGCTCGGTCACCTCACCGCATTCAGCAGATTTAGACAGTCTCACGGATGATAGCGACAGCAATGCAGCGTCTGGTGCAGAACCAATGACTCCCCCAACTACGCCTCCAACGTCAGAGTATACGTTTAATTCTTCCCCGGGTGGCTTTCAACGTGCCATGGCCGCCCATAACAAGGGTTGGAAAAAAGTGGGCGAGAAGTTAGGATTTAGTCGCAAGGCGTCCAGTCGCcgctcaacaccaacatcatcgtcagcTTCTGACTATGACGCTGCTCTCGGAGAACCCAGTCAGAGCCACTCTTGA
- a CDS encoding glycerol-3-phosphate dehydrogenase, mitochondrial precursor (similar to Aspergillus terreus NIH2624 XP_001217086.1): MASTTSRAIRRFIVPGVLVAGGGTLIYSYRPRNIPGSSSAAVPPPTYGPDGSFTMPRFPTVKSRLEQLSDLRRSTGTNAEAEYDMLVIGGGATGAGVALDAATRGLRVALVERDDFSSGTSSKSTKLVHGGVRYLEKAVWNLDYNQYQLVKEALKERKYFLQTAPHLSMWLPIMLPLDKWWKAPYYWAGTKFYDFLAGSEGIESSYFLTRSKALEAFPMLKQTNLVGALVYYDGAHNDSRMNVSIAMTAALYGATVVNHAEVTSLIKDDRGRLCGAKIKDLVATRDGTAVEECAVRAKCIVNCTGPFTDSIRKMDDQDCKEIVAPSSGVHVILPGYYSPGRMGLLDPSTSDGRVIFFLPWQGNTIAGTTDSPSPISPAPLPDETSIKWILGEISQYLSPEINVRRGDVLAAWSGIRPLVKDPKAKNTESLVRNHLVDVSPSGLLTCAGGKWTTYRQMAQDCVDTAIKEFRLHPTPVTNAPHVSGTEMIDDGAILDGSCQTHKVRLLGAHGFSKTLFIPIIQHFGVETEVAKHLTESYGDRAWTVGALCKLTGQRFPARGERISRLYPFVDGEVRYAVRHEYAQTAVDVLARRTRLAFLNAQAALEALPCIIDIMTEELNWDMSRQDLEWQETVAFLKSMGLPHPMLSVTRQQVEKHKLGFETSVDWTMYSRHDKPVDG; the protein is encoded by the exons ATGGCATCTACTACGAGTCGCGCCATTCGCCGGTTCATTGTTCCGGGTGTCTTGGTGGCAGGCGGAGGGACACTGATATACAGCTACAGACCGCGAAATATTCCAGGGTCCTCTTCTGCCGCCGTACCACCGCCTACTTATGGCCCGGATGGATCCTTTACCATGCCGCGGTTTCCcacagtcaagtcaaggctGGAACAACTCTCCGACTTGCGACGCAGTACCGGCACGAATGCTGAGGCTGAATATGATATGCTGGTCATTGGAGGAGGAGCTACAGGTGCCGGTGTTGCGCTAGACGCTGCAACCCGTGGCCTACGCGTGGCTCTCGTCGAACGAGATGACTTCAGCagtggcaccagcagcaagagcaccAAACTCGTGCATGGCGGCGTTCGCTATCTAGAAAAGGCAGTTTGGAACCTCGACTATAACCAATATCAACTCGTCAAAGAAGCCCTGAAAGAGAGGAAGTACTTCCTACAGACTGCCCCCCACCTGAGCATGTGGCTTCCAATTATGCTTCCCCTGGATAAGTGGTGGAAAGCACCGTATTATTGGGCTGGCACCAAGTTTTATGATTTCTTGGCTGGCAGTGAAGGAATCGAAAGCTCGTACTTCTTGACTCGCAGCAAAGCTCTCGAGGCGTTTCCCATGCTAAAACAGACAAACTTAGTTGGAGCTTTGGTTTATTATGACGGCGCGCACAACGACTCTCGCATGAACGTGTCTATTGCCATGACAGCGGCGCTCTATGGAGCGACGGTTGTCAACCATGCCGAAGTAACCAGTCTCATAAAGGATGATCGTGGTCGACTCTGCGGAGCCAAGATAAAGGATCTCGTGGCGACCCGAGATGGCACAGCAGTGGAAGAATGTGCGGTTCGGGCAAAATGTATTGTCAACTGTACTGGGCCGTTCACTGACTCTATTAGAAAGATGGATGACCAGGATTGCAAGGAAATTGTTGCACCTTCATCTGGTGTGCATGTGATCCTTCCTGGCTACTATAGCCCTGGCAGGATGGGGCTTTTGGACCCCTCAACATCCGATGGTCGtgtcattttctttcttccttggcaaggAAATACTATTGCAGGAACTACTGactcaccatcaccaataTCGCCCGCTCCATTACCAGACGAAACGTCTATTAAGTGGATTCTTGGAGAAATCAGCCAGTATCTGTCCCCTGAGATCAATGTGCGTCGAGGAGATGTGTTGGCAGCTTGGTCTGGCATCAGACCGCTGGTCAAAGATCCAAAAGCCAAAAACACAGAGTCTCTGGTACGAAACCACCTCGTCGACGTGTCCCCATCTGGTCTCTTGACTTGTGCTGGCGGAAAATGGACAACATATCGTCAAATGGCGCAGGATTGTGTCGACACCGCCATCAAAGAGTTTCGGCTTCATCCAACTCCTGTCACCAACGCGCCTCACGTCAGTGGCACAGAGATGATTGACGATGGTGCAATCTTGGATGGCTCTTGTCAGACTCACAAAGTTCGACTACTAGGTGCTCATGGCTTTAGCAAAACGCTTTTCATCCCTATTATTCAgcattttggtgttgagacgGAAGTAGCTAAGCACTTGACGGAAAGTTATGGCGATCGGGCTTGGACAGTTGGAGCTCTCTGTAAACTGACTGGCCAGAGGTTTCCAGCCCGGGGAGAGCGTATATCACGCCTTTACCCGTTTGTTGACGGCGAAGTTCGTTATGCAGTAAGGCATGAATATGCCCAGACTGCCGTTGACGTCTTGGCTCGCAGAACTCGCCTTGCTTTCTTGAATGCTCAAGCGGCACTGGAAGCGCTGCCTTGCATTATTGATATCATGACTGAGGAGCTAAATTGGGACATGTCCCGCCAAGATCTTGAATGGCAAGAAA CCGTGGCTTTCTTAAAATCCATGGGGCTCCCCCACCCAATGCTTTCAGTTACAAGACAGCAGGTAGAGAAACACAAGCTAGGTTTTGAAACCTCCGTTGACTGGACCATGTACTCCAGACACGACAAGCCTGTTGACGGTTGA